In Lycium ferocissimum isolate CSIRO_LF1 chromosome 7, AGI_CSIRO_Lferr_CH_V1, whole genome shotgun sequence, the sequence CCTCTTGCAGAACTATTACTAATTTCTCCTTTCTGCTTTTGTCAGCAGCATTTGTGATTTATGCAGCCGCAACAATATCCATAGTAGTAGCTTTGATGTTGCATTTCGAGCCTCGTTATGGGCAGACGAATGTGCTGGTATATTTGGGAATATGTTCTTTAATGGGTGCACTTACGGTAATTATGTTTTTTTCCATGCTACTTCGAGTCATCTCTTTTTTCTCTTCGCTGGAATTTGTACACTACATTCTTGTCAGACATGATGCAGTTTTGCACATGTGAAGACTTTGGTAGCCCGTCAAGATGTTTCTGTAGTTTTCttgttaaaaaaatttattttatttgcaGGTTGTAAGCATAAAGGCTATTGGAATTGCAATAAAACTTACGCTGGAAGGAATTAGTCAGATTGCTTATCCACAAACTTGGTTTTTTCTAGCTGTTGCAGTAATCTGTGTCATCATGCAGTTGAATTATCTAAACAAGGTAATGTCTGTATGGTACTTTCCCAACTTGACTGAGATCTGCAGTAATCCTTCTGATCATTCATTTGCATCACCTTTACTAGCATGAATTCCCAATTCTCTAAAACAGTAACATGCCTATCCTTCACGTTAGAATCCAGGACTAGCTCAGAGTATAATCATGTGTATATCTGATGTCAATTCCTCTGAACTTAACTATTATAGTAGTTATTTGGCTGTACACTCTCCATGTAATAATGATATCAATTATTGCACAGCCAGCACAGGGTATTTCTGTTAATGACACGAATTGATACTTCAGACCTACTATGCCAATACTCTCCTAAAGTCTTTACATTCTCTTTCTGTTTTCAACTTTTGTGATTTGGCAATAAATTTGTTGGTCTTTCTTGCATGCTTGATATGTGAGCTGTTTTAATTTCTGAAACTAGTGCTCTGGTTGGGAATCTAGAAAATGTAATTTTCTACCATGACTTCATATTAAGATTTTCCTTATTACATGAACCTTGAGCTGCTGCCTGACCATTACAAAGTGTAGTTAATGAGGAGTGCAAGCTATTAAGCCTAATTTTTGTTTATGCAGTTTAGCAATATGCATGTTACTTCAGGATCATTCACATTGCAATATTTTGGGGTGTCTAAGCATTTTCTAACATTTATGCATCATTTGGATAGGCACTGGATACATTCAATGCTGCAATTGTTTCTCCAATATATTATGTAATGTTCACCACTTTGACTATCATTGCAAGCGCAATAATGTTCAAGGTATGTTGTTGACTGAAGCTATTCTTTGTTGTGGTCCTCTATCACTATGTGGACAGAGTAAAGGATGTGAATCCAATATTTGCTTTGTCATATTGATTTGCAGGACTGGGCTGGACAAGATGCTAGCAGCATAGTATCTGAGCTCTGTGGATTTATCACAGTGCTTTCAGGAACAATTGTACTCCATGTGACTAGAGAACAAGAACCAGCAAATCCACCAGGTAAAAAACTGAAGTTGAAGCACGTACCCACTACCCAGCTATATAAGTTGTATGCCTCTCATCTTGATGTATGTATATCCTTGGTATCATGCAATCTAAAATCTTCTAAAAAAGTATGGCAGTGGATCTTTCTGTCTGCAACACTTAAAAGCATAGTGACTTAGGTGTAATTATCCTACTTTAGGTCAATTTGATTACTTATTTCGAAAGAAACTTCTAAATTTGGTTGCTTTGTGCTTTTCTGATTTCAATGAAGATGGTAAGGAAACACAAATAAAAATCGAACCTAGTACTCCGCCTGATTTTACTCGACCTTTGACAATGATTATTCTTTTCCGATATGGGGCTAGACCTCAAAGGGAGCACACATTTTTACCATGCAGCGTATGTGAAATAGTGAGATTAGCTGCTCCGATTTTGCTCAATTGGTGCACAGGTTCAAATGCTCTTCTAATTTGAGTACTTGGTGCCATGgttatacatctcaaaagagcACGTGTTTCCATCACGTGACACATAGGCATCCTTTCATTGGCATTGGGACTGATGACTCCCTTGAGCTAGCGTTTGGCAGGAAATTTTAAGTACCTTCTGTCATTATATTAATTTTGATGTTATAGTATCTTTAGTAAAAGTTCAGGTCTAGAGTTTACTTTTAGTTTTTAGATATGCTTCTCTAGAAGCTAGACTTGGAACTCCAAATTGAGGCCTTGGTATCGTTTTACTACTCAAATTTTACTGCATATTTGTGCTTATAATACATTCATTTATGCAGGAAATGTACCGTGGTATGATGGAGAAGATATAAAAGTTATGGAGGATGGACATTACATAATGTTGAATGATTCAAACTATTTCCACTGATTTGATCTCGTGAATGTCTATAGCAAAAGTTGAAGCTGTATCGGTAGCTGATGCTTGATTTGTGTTTTTGTGTAATGAGAATTATTGTTTAAGCTCAGCAATGTGAGCTTTACAACTGGGAGGTGAGTTCTCCCACGAGCACAATTTTGGGAAAGGGTTCGAGTTACGGCTTCAATTTTAGCCTTGACAACATGTGGATACATTTTGGACATGGTTTCTTGCAGAGTTGCTATTCAAATTGAGGTCTGTGCATACATGGCGGTGTCTTTTCGTTCAGTTTGTTGTTTAGAGTATCTTAGTTGATTCATGTTGTAATTTATTGAGCCACCGCATTGGTGtaacatagaattcattgttTTGTAGTGTAAAGAAGGTTGCAGCAGTAAGTTAgattggcatttttttttttaaggcagCTTACGAGCATTTGGTTTGGACAATGACAGATTATGTAATTTCTGGAGTTTATGAATTCGAAATCGGATATTGCGGCGAAGTGAATCATTTTGAACTTAACGTTATGCATAAACCCGTATTAATGATTATATTTGCACCTTATGACCTTTATTTATGCCACTCCTTAAATTCTGTCCCATGGTAGCCCAAGTGAACTAAATTTTGCATTTAAAAGTGTTTGATGAATTGTTCTTTTGTAGATGTAAGGGAAGATGAAATTGAAGAAGTGGCTTCAGAATAACTCATTTGTGAAAATGTAAGGTATAGCATAAAGGGGAGCCCAAGCCCAACCTATTTTGGATAAAGATGTGCTAATATCTACTAATTTATTCAGTAAAGTAATACCGcataaatataaacaaaaaaaataataagattatcattattctcatagtACTATCTCTAGCACGTAATAATGTTCCTTGTAATTGATATTTGTAGCACTTAATAATAATTAGTAACTTTTGTTAGATTGTTTAGGATTAGAGAACGTTTAATGAATTGCTATCAGTATATATTAGACTATAATATTATTTGTGAACGTGGTTTAATATTACTTAAGTTAAGAAATGATTGTCAAGGATCGATTAATATTGAGCTAGTCAATCACTTAGCTGCACCCTATCATGTTGGAAAAAGCTcgtcaaaattaatttttttgaagaaattttaataaagCATACGAGCTCTAACTAACTAccttcattttttaattttcttttttcagcacactcctttattttgattttgatcttTTCAAGTGTTTCTGCTTGTTTTCCCTCTTTATTTCTCCTCGATCAGGATTACTTGTAATTTCCGAGCTATACCAAGATATGGAAATGCAATATTTGTGGtctacaattaaaataaaaaactaaaaataaacgaatcttcaaaaaaaaaaaaactgtataAACAACGCAAAGTTCATTTCCTTGGAGATGAAGGACTTAATCACAACCGTTTAATCAACCCGAATCTATTCGATAAAATCGCTTCTTATTACACACTAACCGTCCGATCAAATCAACACATCCCCTTATATAGTCTATATAAAACCTATTTCTTCGCTTCAAACGAAAGCAAATACTCTCCAAAAACCTAACACACACAGATAAAACAGTCCACAAACTGCAACACCAATTCCCAAACATGGCGGCAACCGTAAGCGCGTGGGCAAAACCAGGCGCGTGGGCACTCGATTCCGAAGAACACGAATCCGAACTCCAAAACGAACAGCCACCACTCGCCGCCGCTAGCACCGCCGTCCTTTCAGATTTTCCGTCATTATCCGCCGCCGCCACcaccaaaacaaagaaaaagaaaccacAAACAATATCCCTATCAGAGTTCTCAACTTATAGCGCTGCTAAGAAATCTCAATCTCAATCACAGACCAAAACCCTAACACCTGAAGAAGTGTTAATGCTTCCAACTGGTCCACGTGAACGAACAGCTGAGGAACTTGACCAATCCAGGCTCGGTGGTGGGTTCAGATCGTACGGTTACGATAGAAACGGAAGAGGTTCGGGTTCAGGTTCGGATGATACACGTAGGCAAGGAGGGTTTAGAAGGGATAATGATAGAGAAATTGCTCCTTCTCGTGCTGATGAAACTGATGATTGGGGTGCTGGCAAGAAGATGTTGTCGTCTGGTAATGGTTTTGAAAGAAGGGAGAGAGGTGAAAGGGGAGGTTTTTTCTCCGATTCGCAGTCGAAAGCTGATGAATCGGATAATTGGGCAGCGAATAAAGCGTTTGTACCGTCTTCGGGTAGGAGGTTTGATAGGAGAGGGAGTTTTGGGTCTAATGGGAGTGATTCCGATACGGATAAGTGGACGAAAAGGAAGGAATTTGGAAGCTCTGGTGGTGGTGGTGCGTTCGATAGTTTAAGAGAGCGAAGAGGTGGTTATGAATCGACTAATGGTGGTGTGGATTCGGAGAATTGGGGGAGGAAAAGGGAAGAGAGTGgtggtgttggtgttggtggAGGTAGGCCAAAGTTGAATTTGGCACCTAGGACATTGCCATTGAGTGAAGAGAAACAGACTGGTAATGAGGCTGTGGTTGTGGCGAAGCCGAAAGGGGCTAATCCATTTGGGGCAGCTAGACCAAGAGAGGAAGTACTGAAGGAGAAGGGAAAAGATTGGAAGGAGATTGATCAAAAGCTTGAGTCTTTGAAGGTTTCTGAGACAAGTGATGGTGGTGCTCCAGTTGTCAAGAAAGCTTGGGGGAATCCTAATGGAAACCCCATTTTTCGCGAGGAGAAGACTGAGAGGAGTTGGAGGAAGCCTGATCAGCTGAATGAAGTTCGTCCTTCGAGGTAGTGATGAATTTTTATGTTAGATTCTGGATTTATCTAGTGTTGTTGTATGCTGACTGATGTTTAATTCTTTGTTGACTTCTTGATTAACTACTTAGTAGGAGTAATTGGTTTTCTATTTGTTAAAGCTAAATCTACTTTGAATAGTTAATTGGTTGTAGATATGTGGGTTATAGactttttgaaaatttcttgGGCTTTGCTCTTTGGTCTCAAAGAAGTTTAGGGATTTAACAAGTTATATTAAGCTTACTTATATTGTCTGCTGGATTTCCCTAAATCTAACTCTGTATATGCTAGAGCATGGGGAGTATTGAGTATGATGTAGTTGTGTATTCATATAGTCCAAGTGTAGTCATAAAGTTATGGACGAATAATGGAAGAACAACAATAGTTTTGTATCTGTTTACTTGGTACTGAATGATTATTGGCGAGCGGCTTTTAGTGGGACTTAATTAAACAACCGTGCTGTTGAGCAATGCTAAAAGAGAGTAACATTTTGTTTTCGAGGTCTTTCGTCCTAATTTAGAGTAATAAAGAGGGGTTTGGTTTCGGTATGAGATGGGTGCCAATGGATGCAAAATGTATGCAGATGATTTTTGTACTGATGCAGATGATTTTTGTACTGACTCCAACTAATTAGTGAATGAATGCTTTATTGCTTGATCTGCTGATTCTTGCTTCTGGTTAGTGGATTTTCTGGCAAGGGGTGAACTTGGAGTCTCATTGGATAGGGTTGTCCGAGCTGGACTGGGAAACTTTCTCCATAGTTTACCTTCTCTTGTTCCTCTGTTTTGCTTAAGCAGCAGCTTGGAGTTGCATAGTTTGCAGATTGTACACCAGTCTGTACCTAAATAACATGGTTTCTGACACTCATATTTTAAATGTTTTGCAGTGCTGAAGAAACTGTAAACGGGGCTGTTGAAGAAACTATAAGCGAAACTGCTGAATCTGGTGGAGAGCCACAAATATGATGCCAATGGAAGTACAAGTTTTACGAGCTATGTTTCCTTCAGTCCAGATTCATGTGAGGCGAAGCATTGTGGCAATTTTGATAGAACTGCTTATTTTGTAGTGGGTTGTGTTCTTTGTGTACTTGCACCAACATTCTCGTTTTGCTATTTATGTTTGTTCTTTTTCGGTCGACGCAGAGTTTAGATTTGTTTGTTCGTAAGCAACATTCTTATGTGGAACACAAAGGCATAAAGACTGTAAGATCATAGATTTTTTATCATTATTGTTTTGTACTTTTGGACTTGTTCCATATTCTTATTATGTCCAGATCTTAGATGGGATATTGCATATATCTTAATTTGCAAAATTTACTCTTAGCTTTTGCGGAAAGTGGTTCATTAGTATATAATATTTAGGGCTTGTTGTGTTCTAACCGAAACTCTGATTCTCCTTGCTTCAGCTTAAGTTATAGTGTTTGACGTCTGCTGTATCTTATTCATCATGCATCTAAGTCTCGGATTCTGTTAGTATAGTGTCTTATGACAATTTAACATGATCAGCGCAAACAAATAACTCTACCTACTTCGTTGGTCACTAATTCACGATCACTAAGCGCCCCTTGAGTTCAAGCTTAACTGTCACCTGCTAATAATTCTCTTTATATACTTGGCTCAAGTATCTGGGGGCGGTAATCCAAGGCAGTGGGGAGATTGACGAGGATGACACCCATCGGATTGGAACAGGGTGGTTGAGATGGAGGCTCGCATCTGGTGTCTTGcgtgataagaaagtgccatCAAGACTTGAAAGATAAGTTCTATAGAGTAGTAGTGAGACCGACGATGCTATATgcggcggagtgttggccagtcaagatgCGGGAGGCGAGGTTGAGATGGTTCGAACATGTCCAGAGGAGAGGCACAGATGCGCTAatgaggaggtgtgagaggcaGATGCGTTAatgaggaggtgtgagaggctgACAAGGAGGGGAAGAgtgggaagagagagagagggagagagatcAGGCAggagaagtattggggagagagATCGAGCGGGATATGACTAGTCTGTTAGTAGTACCTTCCGTTTTATCGAGGATATGACCGTAGATAGGAAGGTGCGGAGGTCGAGGATTGAGGTAGAAGGCTAATAGTAGGATTAGTAGTACCTTCCGTTCTTGCTATTATCCTATCGTATTATCGCAGTATTATTTCCGTCATTTTCTTGTATTTGAATTTTAGCATTCACATATCTCTTATTAcctgttatttttattttggctTTGGATTGCTTGTTCTTATCTCTAGCACTATAACTCGATTGTTTTTTTCTTCGAAAAATAATaaggaattatttttatattttttattattatccGATACTTTCATCTCTCCTCGAGGGGTTTATCGAAAAATAGCCTCCTACccgtaaaataattttgaagttaAGATGATGCCtgtacactctatcctccctagaccccaccttgtgggattatactgggtatgttgttgttgttgtatatactTGGCGCAAGAGTAAGAATTAAGTCTACATGAAGCAGTCTGGTTACATATTTAGAATAAATCATTGTGTGTGTTCAAGTTTTCCAGGATATTTATAAGTGTTGTTTATAGCTTAAACTTTTGGACGAATAATCAATACTTCCAACATGATCATTAGATGTTCTTTCGCTTAATAGTTGGTTGGCCAATCTGTCTTTGGCAACTATTTTTCCTTTGGGCTTTCCTCTTTTGAGTATTGCCTTTGTTGTTGCGCATGTCCACTTGTTTTCCCCAAGCGAATGATTTaccttagagcctgtttggatgggcttaaaacaagcagcttataagctaaaaatcctaacttatttttttcgctTATAAAAATTCGTTTTCGAAATTTTTACGAATTGTTTTAGATAAAAAGCCAAACGAgtgcaattatttttttgatcttattttaagcataaaatgactttaagctgatcagccaaacactcaaaaaaactgTTTTCAGCAATTTATAAGCCAATACAAACAGGCTCTTAGATGTAAAGAGGAAATACTGTGACAAGAACAATAACTTCACTTTGCAACAATTTCACTTTACACCACAAAGGTTGTTGGAACTTAACggcaacatttcctttacaATCTAAAAATTATAGATACAATAGAAGATTCTTATAAGGAGAATTTACGGCACATAActacctctaagacttatttattagtaatagctacttttttttaaaattatatttggtagcttaattatttattaaattaccaTCTATAACTTGTTTTTGTCACCGCAAAATAGTATTTCCTAAAAATAAGATACTCTCTCCGACTTACccacaatctttttttttttttttaaatatttttctctcacctATCAAATCTATTTTCTCCCTCACCCCTCTGTCTCTCTCCGTTCCATCTCGTAgtcttttaaattgattttctctcacctattaaatttattttctccctcACCTCTCTTTTTCCCTCTGTTCCATCACCTACGCTcgatctcattttctcttacaAATGAAAAGAATCCTATAGTAGTAGCAGCAACCATGGTCGACGAAAAAAAGAGCTCTAACAACAGTGAAGGACGACAGAGTGAAGCTTTATTAACTAGTCCAATTGAAAGTCTTTGTTCATTATCTCTGAAAATCAACATCACTTTATACTACTTGATTGTTCATACGCAACGCTCTCTTGGCATCTCGTTCTTTGTAGCCCATACCCAAAAGTAAGGACAAAGCTTCATCTGGAATTTGAAGCTGCAAAAACTTGGCTTGAGCAGATGTCAAGGACTTTTTAGATTTTTCAATCTGACTGCTATGATATGCTGCCACTCCTTCTAGTAGCTCCAGCCTCAAATGTAAGACAATCTGAGACGACTCACTTCTTTCCCATGAGaacaccattgatgagagttgtggagtttcatgcccaccaagtgtttgataaaacgtttcagtatatgtatatttctgTGTATTAACAaacaatatatttaattttcagtatatttcagtgtatttcagtatattatttcgctgtatttcaatgtatttatcttttttttttttgggtgtaaatatagtgaatgttccaaatatagagcctatttttactacactttgttttcacgacttttgtatttcgctgtatttcaatgtattcctgcattttgtatttctaatttatgaaacaatttctgatatatttcattgtattccattgtatatacgcatactacaactttatatttcttaaacaatcaaccatatttcattatatttcagtgtatatttttctgtatttggaagtttttagatctttagtggtttttgaattcaaaaagttttgattgtgataaaagttgagagagaATCGTAAGCTTTTATGGAAGAACAACCCTTATGCGTGATTTATGGGAAATTTTAAATTGAATCccataattttgttttttaaaaaactgttccataaatagggcCTGATTTTACTCTTCAGTGATTTGTGTAaatatgatgatttaatttgacttactatttaaaaaggaaaagaatattatgttaaaaaaatataacctattttttctttcagattttttttaaaaaaaatatgttaaaaaaatagAGCTTAAATTTACTCTAACGTATTTTGTATTTCTCTGTGTTTCGCTGTATTTCACTGTATTTAAAAAATGCGAGATACAACTGAAATACAACAAAAAacagctacgaattgtaaatcttCAACTTATAACTATAATTAGTTAGACACTATTAAAAGATAGCTATTTGTGTAAATTTTGCTTTCTTATAAAACAAGACAAATGATCCTAAGAGACGTCCATGTTGTTTTATTGTCCAACATGCAATTTGATCGGCTTGTACTGTGATTTGGTGATCTTCAGATAATAAGTTGAACCCCACtaatagattttaaaaaatgtcaaatcataaaatcatcaaataGTTAACTTGGTTAGGTTTGATTTATTAGCATTATCGGTAGTTTTCGAAATCCCAGCAACCTGAGACGTTTTGGGTTTTTCAAATTGACTCCCTAGTGACCTCAACTAAAATATGCGGCTAAGTAGttagttatttatttttcgGAAAAATAGCTACAGTGCATTCTAATATTTGGCCGGATTATGTATAACACATTCAAATTTTACGGGGGCGTATTAACCCCCCGAtcatattttttgtgtattttagaCATTATTATCAGGTGATTACTAAGTGACCCCGAATTTTTTCCACTTAAGTGCGACACACGCGCCTAATAAAAGGCCAAAAAGCAACTTCTTCCATTTCCTTCTTCAAAGCaacttcttcttccattttcttctttaaaGCAACttgttcttccattttcttcacaaattTGTGAATAATGAACTTAGATCTTTGATCAATAGGATCATCTCTCCACTCAAAGAAATTACATTTGTTCGCCTAAACAAAAGTTCAACCAATCAAATTCACTGTAATGCGTTTTGAAAATaaccaaacataaaaaataaaaaaataaaaaattcgtaCACCATAGAATGGGCACGACCAAAATCTTCTTCCGGGATTGTTAAGAGACCAAGAAATCTGCATTTTCAGTAATACCCCGTGATGGCATTACACCTTAAGCTTCATTTTTGGATCTTCATTATCAGTACAGAGCTTATTCAACTCTGATTTCACCTCTTTCATGAAGAACCCTAGACAGAAATTTCAATGAAATATAAGATATAAATAAAAGAGGAGAAAACATTTACATAAAGATTAGCTTACCACTTGAATCCAGTAGCTAATTTGAAGGTTTTGATTGAAGTTCTAAGCAAAAATGGTGTCCAAATCGGGTCAATAAAAGGATAAATGAAAAGGGATTTACTTTTTTACCGTTATTTGCGTCACGTGGCAAAAAACTAGAGGTTGAGGTCAGTTCAATATACTTATCAAGTGCTCCTCGGTCGTGTTCTCACGTTCCATGCCACATCACGTGATAATGGTGtctaaaatacacaaaaaatatgaCCAGGGGGTAATAGGCCCCCCAGTAAAGGTTAAGTGTGTTATAAATAATCCGGCTAAACGTTAGGGTGCACTGTAtctattttctctttatttctcacATCTAGAAGGGTCTTTCCGGATCCTTGTGCTTCGGCATTTCTCTGGACCCCGTGCATAGCGAGAGATTCGTATATTgatttgtcctttttttttttttttaatttctaggCAGTATTTATATATAGAGTTTCCACTTTACCTTCTCAATATTTAAGGGCTGGGAACCAATATTCCCTCAACATCTTGAATGAGAACGGTAACCCCGTATGCAATATTTATGTTgaggctttttattttttaataaatattttttttttctagaactAAAATACGAAAGTATATGATTTATTTAAGTTGCTCATATATTTGCATAAACATAGCTCAAATAAAATGTAGATTGATTTTATGTAACCAAAAATTTCTCCGTATCCTTGATTCTTCTTCATGAGGGGAAGTacataaaaattctttttgTAAAACTAAAAGGTGATGAGACTTGAATTCATGACCTCTATGACTCCGGGTCTACCCTGATTATTTTAAAGTGTGTggccatctcatctaaaagtaaCTGTTTgagaaattataattttttttacttaattataCCTTCAACATGCAACACAAGGGTGAAGTGTTTCATCACAATAACATAGTTATTTACTTTGTAgtatttgttttttgtatttttatatatttgcaAAGATAGATTCGTACATTACTGTAAGTATACCTCTAACTATCAAacataataaaattttcatGGTACGACACCGCATCATTGTGTACTAGTATTATGTTTTTGTTTGGCTAATGGTATTATTCATTATTCATGAATGCTATTGCTCCACACGACTCGGACGGCAATCTAATATGTTATCCATCACCGTCAAATTTTAGCCAACTTATAGAAaagaatttatgaaataaaaagtcGGTTTGTTTCTATTCTATTTAATATTGATGGAAACATAATTACTACACTCACATCAACCAACCCTTTTATAACCCAAAAGTGGAGCTGCTTTTTGCTCTGTTTGTGAACGCTCAACTGCAAACTGCATGTACTCAACAAGATGTTGTCTGTTCTTATTGCATATTTACACTTTATGTTTTGTCAATTTGACAGTCATAGCTGTAATTGCGACCATTTATGGTTTcccatttgtattattttttcattttcccatttgtattatttattcattttcttatgTAGCAACTCTTGTCACATGAGACATATGAGTATATGACTCTTAATTGGTTTTTGCAAAAAATGCTTAATCAAGGTGATGTATTAAAGTCTGTAGGGGGAGTCTTATTCGAATACTCTATCTGTACCCCAAAATCTTGTACTTTTCTCTTTGGTACACtgaaaaatatttacttaaTACTATCGTGATTTGAGGATAAAGGCCCAATTTGTTTAATCAGATAACTTTATATAaattcggaaacagcctccctatcttccgagatagaGAAGTCACAGACACTTTACTCCTCCCCTGCATTACACATCgtgatttcactgggtatgttgttgtagataACTTTATATAaatcaggtttttttttttttgtcattctCAATATAGTCTAACCCGTATAGCAGGCTAATATTACTGTTTTCATCCGGTTACTAGCCGAAATTACCTTATAAATTATCTGattatgtaaaaaagaaaaaatacagCGTCACTGTATAGAAATTTAACTCAAATCTGAATGCTGGATTATATTCTAAGTAATAAGTCCCCTGCAAACTTGGTTTCCAGGTTTGCCACGTTCTCTTTGCATCGCAACTACTTTCTTCACTGCCATGTGCATGACCAGAAAATTATAACTGCAGATGCATACCATGAATCAATCGATGATTACAGTTTACAACATTAATTTCCATAAGCTTAATTAACGCACCTAAAACATGTCATCAGGATTGTATGCAAGGGAAAAGAGAGATAGAAATTAAGAACACTAGAAAAGTCGGCACATTAAAAATTGGTAAGTCTCTCAGCCAAGAGAGTTAAACTCGAGCAGTAATTGATGAAAATAATTCACTTCCACACGGAGATATCGGAATGGACTCAAACATTAATATGAATTTATTTATTCTAACAAATAATGTCTAGATTTTGTTGCTTATAAAAATGCAAAGATCTACAAAATGTTTGATCTCAGACAAGTTATTCATTTACATGTAAGGTCTGATATCATCTTTGTTCTACCAGACAATcaattattgttgtttaatcaaaGTTATACAGAGATAATAGTCATTTATGAAGCAACATGAGAACGTGCTTTGGGGCAATAAACAGACAAATATAGGAAATGTGTGATCTAACGGAATGAAACATAACACGTCTCGCCATATTTCACCAAAACTAAAATTATTCTTCTGAAATAATTGTAAAATAGATGTTCACAAATTCGTTCAAATGATAATTTGGGGTATATTATCGAAAGTTAAATTGTGGGTCTATG encodes:
- the LOC132065122 gene encoding eukaryotic translation initiation factor 4B3, whose translation is MAATVSAWAKPGAWALDSEEHESELQNEQPPLAAASTAVLSDFPSLSAAATTKTKKKKPQTISLSEFSTYSAAKKSQSQSQTKTLTPEEVLMLPTGPRERTAEELDQSRLGGGFRSYGYDRNGRGSGSGSDDTRRQGGFRRDNDREIAPSRADETDDWGAGKKMLSSGNGFERRERGERGGFFSDSQSKADESDNWAANKAFVPSSGRRFDRRGSFGSNGSDSDTDKWTKRKEFGSSGGGGAFDSLRERRGGYESTNGGVDSENWGRKREESGGVGVGGGRPKLNLAPRTLPLSEEKQTGNEAVVVAKPKGANPFGAARPREEVLKEKGKDWKEIDQKLESLKVSETSDGGAPVVKKAWGNPNGNPIFREEKTERSWRKPDQLNEVRPSSAEETVNGAVEETISETAESGGEPQI